The Pradoshia eiseniae genome window below encodes:
- a CDS encoding Wadjet anti-phage system protein JetD domain-containing protein: MGNINIIETRVRGFIEDIQHPRQKKKLNINDLEYQLRQQIEDYYDMDGYTLFYETIQAMTEEKILSPIMNKQTNSGSPGLPLYYWVNVKKQEANWDRLEMLKRNDLLDFTYYNQHPEWQTADEWERILKLYDFLKTEVERDLVSLEERSLELFGYEKFLTDEQLFPGGAGFLERIGVNKERLKIVTYGEPFVYWLKRGCDLNSLKRILIVENLSFFHTSIKLLEEESLDYEPEMIIYGEGRKIESSFSFFFRMFPEKPYLFYYAGDLDAEGYSIFNRLKERYGDCSIQPALKIYRKMLDCEQLANEERKQVRNEFDKNAFFSWFTDEEQVQLESLWVKQKRIPQEVLTVESWRRWL; encoded by the coding sequence GTGGGCAACATCAATATTATTGAAACGAGGGTGCGCGGTTTTATCGAAGACATTCAGCATCCGAGACAGAAAAAGAAGTTAAACATTAATGATTTGGAATATCAGCTGCGCCAGCAGATTGAAGATTACTATGATATGGACGGCTATACCTTATTCTATGAGACGATTCAGGCGATGACAGAGGAAAAAATCCTTAGTCCTATCATGAATAAGCAAACAAACAGCGGCTCTCCTGGTTTGCCCCTCTATTATTGGGTGAATGTGAAGAAGCAGGAAGCGAATTGGGATCGTCTGGAGATGCTGAAACGCAATGATCTCCTTGATTTCACCTATTATAATCAGCATCCAGAGTGGCAGACGGCTGATGAATGGGAAAGAATCTTGAAGCTATATGATTTTCTGAAGACAGAAGTGGAGCGGGACTTGGTGTCGCTTGAAGAAAGAAGCCTCGAATTATTTGGGTATGAGAAGTTTCTCACTGATGAACAGCTATTCCCTGGAGGAGCAGGTTTCCTCGAGCGGATAGGTGTGAATAAGGAACGGCTGAAGATTGTTACATATGGGGAGCCATTTGTCTATTGGCTTAAAAGAGGATGCGACCTAAACTCTTTAAAACGAATCCTGATTGTTGAGAACCTCTCCTTTTTCCATACAAGCATTAAACTCCTTGAAGAGGAGTCTCTTGATTATGAACCTGAAATGATTATTTATGGCGAAGGCAGAAAGATTGAAAGCAGTTTTTCTTTCTTCTTCCGCATGTTTCCTGAAAAGCCGTATCTGTTTTATTATGCAGGCGACCTGGATGCGGAGGGGTATAGCATATTCAACCGCTTAAAGGAGCGCTACGGGGATTGCTCTATTCAGCCTGCCTTGAAGATTTACCGTAAAATGCTCGATTGTGAGCAGCTCGCCAATGAGGAGCGTAAACAAGTCCGAAATGAGTTCGATAAGAACGCGTTCTTTTCGTGGTTCACTGATGAAGAACAAGTTCAATTGGAGAGCTTGTGGGTGAAGCAAAAAAGGATACCGCAAGAAGTACTGACTGTTGAAAGCTGGAGGAGATGGCTATGA